CAGTACGCCAAGCCGCGCTCCGGCACCCACGAGACCCGGGACGGCGTGACGCTGCCCGCCTACCGGGGCGACCTCGTCAACGGCTCCGTCTTCACCGCCGGGTCCCGCACCCCGCAGCCCGACCGCCTGGCCCGGGCCCACCGGGTGTCGGCGACCACGCTGAACCTGCTGCGCGCGCTGGCGGCGCGCAGCCGCACCGAGTTCTGGACCAGCCACGAGGCCCTCGTCCTGGAGTACGAGCGCGCCCTGACCCGCGGCACCCCGGCCGGCCCCTACAATTTGTCCGCCCACACCGTGTGGGTGGGTGAACGCACCCGCCAGCTCGGTGGTGCCCACATCGACTACGTCGCCCGCATCCGCAACCCGATCGCCGTGAAGGTGGGCCCCACCACGACCCCCGACGACGCCCTCGCCCTGGTGGACCGGCTCGATCCCGACCGGGAGCCCGGCCGCCTCACCTTCGTCGCCCGCATGGGAGCCGACGCCGTCCGCGACGTCCTTCCCGACCTGGTGACCAAGGTGTCCGCGGCGGGTTCACCCGTGATCTGGGTGTGCGATCCCATGCACGGCAACACCTTCGTCGCCGACGGCGGGTTCAAGACCCGCCGCCTCGACGTCATCGTGGACGAGCTCCGCGGTTTCTTCGAGGTGCACCGCGCGCTCGGCACCCACCCCGGCGGGGTCCACACGGAACTGACCGGTGAACACGTCACCGAATGTCTCGGGGGCACCTACCCGGTCACTCCCACCGACCTGCCGACCCGCTACGAGACCGCCTGCGACCCCAGGCTGAACCGCAGTCAGTCGCTGGACCTGGCATGGGAGCTGGCCGATCTGTACGCCGAGTACCAGCTCAGCAGGAGGTAACCCATGCGGAGTCTCACCCCCGCCGAAGAGTTCCGTCGCATGCACGAGCGGGGGGACGCCGCGTCACCGCTCGTCATCCCCAACGTGTGGG
This is a stretch of genomic DNA from Streptomyces sp. TG1A-8. It encodes these proteins:
- a CDS encoding 3-deoxy-7-phosphoheptulonate synthase: MPAAQQPQWPDAEALAEAAAHLGRTPSLVLPQECDTLRDRLAAVARGEAVILQGGDCAETFDGAGEQQVDAKFRTLNQMAAVIAEAAVAPVVTIGRMAGQYAKPRSGTHETRDGVTLPAYRGDLVNGSVFTAGSRTPQPDRLARAHRVSATTLNLLRALAARSRTEFWTSHEALVLEYERALTRGTPAGPYNLSAHTVWVGERTRQLGGAHIDYVARIRNPIAVKVGPTTTPDDALALVDRLDPDREPGRLTFVARMGADAVRDVLPDLVTKVSAAGSPVIWVCDPMHGNTFVADGGFKTRRLDVIVDELRGFFEVHRALGTHPGGVHTELTGEHVTECLGGTYPVTPTDLPTRYETACDPRLNRSQSLDLAWELADLYAEYQLSRR